A genome region from Cucumis sativus cultivar 9930 chromosome 4, Cucumber_9930_V3, whole genome shotgun sequence includes the following:
- the LOC101213304 gene encoding proteasome assembly chaperone 4, with protein sequence MLHEGQISKEEQSFASPSNSNSNGNLDDVRVTCFSEAINDVPIHFQIICLSKQIYVWIGCNSAKFGNLYAAAPTRPNNTVSVTSILGGSSDNTGSSMARRLVLKTGLNIILASNIPKNSPIIEVAAEKVLVQKLVTLGYVRPKPEGPSR encoded by the exons ATGTTACATGAAGGTCAAATCTCGAAAGAAGAACAGTCATTTGCTAGTCCATCAAATAGCAATAGCAATGGTAACCTTGATGATGTTCGGGTTACTTGCTTCAGTGAAGCCATAAATGATGTCCCCATCCATTTTCAGATTATATGTCTCTCCAAACAG ATATATGTATGGATTGGTTGCAATTCTgcaaaatttggaaatttgtATGCAGCTGCCCCCACACGACCT AACAATACAGTGAGTGTTACTTCCATACTTGGAGGTTCATCCGATAATACAGGATCTAGCATGGCACGTAGACTAG TGTTAAAAACCGGTCTAAATATCATCTTGGCTAGCAATATTCCGAAAAACAGCCCCATAATCGAG GTCGCTGCCGAAAAGGTATTAGTGCAAAAGCTGGTCACTTTAGGGTACGTAAGGCCTAAACCAGAAGGTCCATCTAGATAA